Proteins encoded together in one Festucalex cinctus isolate MCC-2025b chromosome 8, RoL_Fcin_1.0, whole genome shotgun sequence window:
- the arhgap40 gene encoding rho GTPase-activating protein 40 isoform X3 — MSAEPWASPQDQAAAEHSAHTPPPSPPSQDQEQHPDKHCLDSFWKEVENIRLVGGLADPDSARRDSRQSEDGEQEEQWLADAGLSNLIGEGSEDVDNAVLLSTLTRTQAEAVQRRVDSYTMSLRKRNKQTPRHVREIFDVPIHQGLSESQHSEELAQNSMASVSKTPTSAPEIFYTDVAYCEQAVNVLKQAKLTQNNIQWRREDGTLPRVVWPKCRLGVTQIQDLSHADMKKVRQLALIDMTALCDLIGLEVKRHKTAKRKMPESTLFGVPLATLLENDQKVKVATTTPLLLQELLTFLEKNGVDSEGILRVPGSLSRVKLLQQNLEANFYAGIKWDDVRPNDAAAILKKFIRELPAPLLTAEYLNTFSAVRDITDLKQKLHVLNLLILLLPEPNRNTLKAILEFLSKVVSHEKRNRMNLWAVATIMAPNLFLHKAVPSRLTEGAEKGQVEKAADVMRLLILYQDLLWTIPNFVMNQVRKLNENNNRRYQFYDRRIKNLLRKSHTDSKEKPDKNTSEARRTVKIHIGDQVSGSMDFQINMDSRASDLLSQFSCQFVSPEPGKGQRRRNGTMECALYEVGGNIGEHRLHPDTHLLDLYNSNSGGEWVLKMKPNSSRIL, encoded by the exons CCGACAAACACTGCCTAGACTCCTTCTGGAAGGAGGTGGAGAACATCCGACTGGTGGGCGGCCTCGCGGACCCCGACAGCGCCCGGAGGGATTCCAGACAATCGGAAG ACGGTGAGCAGGAGGAGCAGTGGCTGGCCGATGCCGGTCTGTCCAACCTCATCGGCGAGGGCAGCGAGGATGTGGACAACGCCGTGCTTCTGTCCACGCTAACGCGGACGCAGGCCGAGGCGGTCCAGCGCCGAGTGGATTCCTACACCATGTCCCTGCGCAAGAGGAACAAACAGACGCCGCGCCACGTACGGGAAATCTTCGACGTGCCCATCCACCAG GGTTTGTCTGAGTCTCAGCATAGTGAAGAACTGGCCCAGAACAGTATGGCATCAGTCTCCAAAACGCCGACATCAG CTCCCGAGATCTTCTACACCGACGTGGCTTATTGCGAACAGGCCGTCAACGTCCTCAAACAGGCCAAACTGACTCAGAACAACATCCAGTGGAGGAGGGAGGACGGCACCTTGCCt CGGGTGGTCTGGCCCAAGTGCCGCCTGGGAGTCACTCAGATTCAAGACCTGTCTCACGCTGACATGAAGAAGGTGCGCCAATTGGCTCTCATCGACATGACGGCGCTGTGCGATCTCATCGGGCTGGAGGTGAAGAGGCACAAGACGGCCAAGAGGAAAATGCCAG agaGCACGTTGTTTGGCGTGCCACTGGCCACTCTGCTGGAGAACGACCAGAAAGTGAAGGTGGCGACGACCACTCCTCTCCTGCTGCAGGAG CTTTTAACATTCCTGGAGAAGAATGGAGTCGATTCCGAGGGCATCCTGCGGGTTCCGGGATCTCTGTCCAGAGTCAAG TTGCTGCAGCAGAACCTGGAGGCCAACTTCTACGCAGGTATCAAGTGGGATGACGTGAGACCCAACGACGCCGCCGCGATTCTCAAGAAATTCATCCGAGAGCTTCCCGCTCCTCTGCTCACCGCCGAGTACCTCAACACCTTCAGCGCCGTCAGAG ACATCACCGATCTCAAACAGAAACTTCACGTGTTGAACCTGCTCATTCTGTTGCTGCCCGAACCCAACAGGAACACTCTGAAG GCCATCCTGGAGTTCCTCAGCAAGGTGGTGTCCCACGAGAAGAGGAACAGGATGAACCTGTGGGCCGTGGCGACCATCATGGCCCCCAACCTGTTCCTTCACAAGGCCGTGCCCAGCAGGCTGACCGAGGGGGCCGAGAAGGGCCAAGTGGAGAAGGCGGCCGACGTCATGAGGCTCCTCATCCTCTACCAGGACCTGCTGTGGACG ATTCCAAACTTCGTCATGAACCAGGTGCGGAAGCTGAACGAAAATAACAACCGGCGCTACCAGTTTTACGATCGCCGCATCAAGAACCTGCTGAGGAAGAGTCACACCGACAGCAAGGAAAAACCTGATAAAAATACCTCAGAG GCACGCCGCACGGTGAAGATCCACATCGGGGATCAGGTGAGCGGCAGCATGGACTTCCAGATCAACATGGATTCGCGGGCGTCCGACCTGCTGTCCCAGTTTTCCTGCCAGTTTGTCAGCCCTGAACCTGGGAAGGGCCAACGGCGAAG GAATGGCACCATGGAGTGCGCCCTGTACGAAGTGGGAGGCAACATCG GCGAGCACCGCCTGCACCCCGACACACACCTCCTGGATTTGTACAACAGCAACTCAGGAGGCGAGTGGGTCCTCAAGATGAAGCCCAACTCCAGCAGAATCTTGTGA
- the arhgap40 gene encoding rho GTPase-activating protein 40 isoform X2: MPWGRGGAVALLLLSGRGIGRAKARDSSPTEMSAEPWASPQDQAAAEHSAHTPPPSPPSQDQEQHPDKHCLDSFWKEVENIRLVGGLADPDSARRDSRQSEDGEQEEQWLADAGLSNLIGEGSEDVDNAVLLSTLTRTQAEAVQRRVDSYTMSLRKRNKQTPRHVREIFDVPIHQGLSESQHSEELAQNSMASVSKTPTSAPEIFYTDVAYCEQAVNVLKQAKLTQNNIQWRREDGTLPRVVWPKCRLGVTQIQDLSHADMKKVRQLALIDMTALCDLIGLEVKRHKTAKRKMPESTLFGVPLATLLENDQKVKVATTTPLLLQELLTFLEKNGVDSEGILRVPGSLSRVKLLQQNLEANFYAGIKWDDVRPNDAAAILKKFIRELPAPLLTAEYLNTFSAVRDITDLKQKLHVLNLLILLLPEPNRNTLKAILEFLSKVVSHEKRNRMNLWAVATIMAPNLFLHKAVPSRLTEGAEKGQVEKAADVMRLLILYQDLLWTIPNFVMNQVRKLNENNNRRYQFYDRRIKNLLRKSHTDSKEKPDKNTSEARRTVKIHIGDQVSGSMDFQINMDSRASDLLSQFSCQFVSPEPGKGQRRRNGTMECALYEVGGNIGEHRLHPDTHLLDLYNSNSGGEWVLKMKPNSSRIL, from the exons CCGACAAACACTGCCTAGACTCCTTCTGGAAGGAGGTGGAGAACATCCGACTGGTGGGCGGCCTCGCGGACCCCGACAGCGCCCGGAGGGATTCCAGACAATCGGAAG ACGGTGAGCAGGAGGAGCAGTGGCTGGCCGATGCCGGTCTGTCCAACCTCATCGGCGAGGGCAGCGAGGATGTGGACAACGCCGTGCTTCTGTCCACGCTAACGCGGACGCAGGCCGAGGCGGTCCAGCGCCGAGTGGATTCCTACACCATGTCCCTGCGCAAGAGGAACAAACAGACGCCGCGCCACGTACGGGAAATCTTCGACGTGCCCATCCACCAG GGTTTGTCTGAGTCTCAGCATAGTGAAGAACTGGCCCAGAACAGTATGGCATCAGTCTCCAAAACGCCGACATCAG CTCCCGAGATCTTCTACACCGACGTGGCTTATTGCGAACAGGCCGTCAACGTCCTCAAACAGGCCAAACTGACTCAGAACAACATCCAGTGGAGGAGGGAGGACGGCACCTTGCCt CGGGTGGTCTGGCCCAAGTGCCGCCTGGGAGTCACTCAGATTCAAGACCTGTCTCACGCTGACATGAAGAAGGTGCGCCAATTGGCTCTCATCGACATGACGGCGCTGTGCGATCTCATCGGGCTGGAGGTGAAGAGGCACAAGACGGCCAAGAGGAAAATGCCAG agaGCACGTTGTTTGGCGTGCCACTGGCCACTCTGCTGGAGAACGACCAGAAAGTGAAGGTGGCGACGACCACTCCTCTCCTGCTGCAGGAG CTTTTAACATTCCTGGAGAAGAATGGAGTCGATTCCGAGGGCATCCTGCGGGTTCCGGGATCTCTGTCCAGAGTCAAG TTGCTGCAGCAGAACCTGGAGGCCAACTTCTACGCAGGTATCAAGTGGGATGACGTGAGACCCAACGACGCCGCCGCGATTCTCAAGAAATTCATCCGAGAGCTTCCCGCTCCTCTGCTCACCGCCGAGTACCTCAACACCTTCAGCGCCGTCAGAG ACATCACCGATCTCAAACAGAAACTTCACGTGTTGAACCTGCTCATTCTGTTGCTGCCCGAACCCAACAGGAACACTCTGAAG GCCATCCTGGAGTTCCTCAGCAAGGTGGTGTCCCACGAGAAGAGGAACAGGATGAACCTGTGGGCCGTGGCGACCATCATGGCCCCCAACCTGTTCCTTCACAAGGCCGTGCCCAGCAGGCTGACCGAGGGGGCCGAGAAGGGCCAAGTGGAGAAGGCGGCCGACGTCATGAGGCTCCTCATCCTCTACCAGGACCTGCTGTGGACG ATTCCAAACTTCGTCATGAACCAGGTGCGGAAGCTGAACGAAAATAACAACCGGCGCTACCAGTTTTACGATCGCCGCATCAAGAACCTGCTGAGGAAGAGTCACACCGACAGCAAGGAAAAACCTGATAAAAATACCTCAGAG GCACGCCGCACGGTGAAGATCCACATCGGGGATCAGGTGAGCGGCAGCATGGACTTCCAGATCAACATGGATTCGCGGGCGTCCGACCTGCTGTCCCAGTTTTCCTGCCAGTTTGTCAGCCCTGAACCTGGGAAGGGCCAACGGCGAAG GAATGGCACCATGGAGTGCGCCCTGTACGAAGTGGGAGGCAACATCG GCGAGCACCGCCTGCACCCCGACACACACCTCCTGGATTTGTACAACAGCAACTCAGGAGGCGAGTGGGTCCTCAAGATGAAGCCCAACTCCAGCAGAATCTTGTGA